The Akkermansia muciniphila genome contains a region encoding:
- a CDS encoding type II secretion system protein, giving the protein MKVSFATRQLRRGFTLIELLVVIAIIALLASVAYGPILNQINKGDQMQALTNMKNVGVAMNEFKSNSKLGNFPDDITADRVVAQHNYMTGLGALQGDTSNDYFRQLLGNESVSESNFYAKVQTPSGGSTVTPDGEIYDGKALTPGEVGISYVMRKGDNNKKVGIGSSVGEYPLMVTSVLPGEDGGTVVAGNAVRFDPESFRGKVLIFTTAQSAKTLELDDNDNLQDTFIPKRRGKDVSDQFLILTPDFSGQE; this is encoded by the coding sequence ATGAAAGTATCTTTTGCAACACGCCAGTTACGCAGGGGGTTCACCCTGATCGAACTTTTGGTTGTTATCGCCATTATCGCCCTGCTGGCTTCCGTGGCGTATGGTCCGATTCTGAACCAGATCAACAAGGGCGACCAGATGCAGGCCCTGACCAACATGAAGAACGTGGGCGTGGCGATGAACGAGTTCAAGTCCAACAGCAAGCTGGGCAACTTCCCGGATGACATCACCGCAGACCGCGTGGTGGCGCAGCACAACTACATGACAGGCCTGGGCGCTCTCCAGGGAGACACCTCCAATGACTACTTCCGCCAGCTTCTGGGCAACGAATCCGTTTCCGAAAGCAACTTCTACGCCAAGGTGCAGACTCCTTCCGGCGGTTCCACCGTCACCCCCGACGGTGAAATCTATGACGGCAAGGCCCTGACCCCCGGTGAAGTGGGCATTTCCTACGTCATGCGCAAGGGTGACAACAACAAGAAGGTGGGCATCGGCAGCTCCGTGGGTGAATACCCCCTAATGGTTACTTCCGTGCTTCCCGGTGAAGACGGCGGCACTGTCGTGGCCGGCAACGCCGTTCGCTTTGACCCGGAAAGCTTCCGCGGCAAGGTTCTGATCTTCACGACCGCCCAGAGCGCCAAGACCCTGGAACTGGACGACAACGACAACCTCCAGGACACCTTCATCCCCAAGAGAAGGGGCAAGGACGTCAGCGACCAGTTCCTGATTCTTACGCCTGATTTCAGCGGCCAGGAATAA
- the rph gene encoding ribonuclease PH has product MERQDKRLVDQLRPISFETGIAPNATASVLVTFGRTKVICAVTIEEDVPRWMKVQRVEGGWLTAEYSMLPYSTLDRKRRDITAGKLDGRSSEIQRLIGRSLRAAVDLGKIGQRTIWVDCDVLQADGGTRTASITGASVALAIAVNKLMAAGKLAESPLKRLVSAVSVGMLDGEALLDLCYVEDKDAEVDMNLVMTDHGEFVEVQGSGEEAVFTADQMNRMLELGRKGLDEIAELQRQVIAEADKPEAGALEDLSAFFGSGR; this is encoded by the coding sequence ATGGAACGTCAGGATAAACGACTTGTGGACCAGTTGCGCCCGATCAGCTTTGAAACGGGCATTGCCCCGAACGCCACGGCCTCCGTGCTGGTGACCTTCGGCCGCACCAAGGTGATTTGCGCCGTTACGATTGAGGAGGATGTGCCCCGCTGGATGAAGGTTCAGCGCGTGGAGGGCGGGTGGTTGACGGCGGAGTATTCCATGCTTCCCTATTCCACGCTTGACCGCAAGCGCCGTGATATTACGGCAGGGAAGCTGGACGGGCGTTCCAGCGAGATTCAGCGCCTGATCGGCCGCTCCCTGAGGGCCGCCGTGGATCTGGGCAAGATCGGCCAGCGCACGATCTGGGTGGACTGCGATGTGCTGCAGGCTGACGGCGGCACCCGAACCGCTTCCATCACCGGGGCTTCCGTGGCCCTGGCCATTGCCGTGAACAAGCTGATGGCCGCCGGGAAGCTGGCGGAATCCCCCCTGAAGAGGCTGGTTTCCGCCGTTTCCGTGGGCATGCTGGACGGGGAGGCCCTGCTGGACCTCTGCTATGTGGAGGACAAGGACGCGGAGGTGGACATGAACCTGGTGATGACGGATCACGGAGAGTTTGTGGAAGTGCAGGGTTCCGGGGAGGAGGCCGTGTTTACGGCGGACCAGATGAACCGGATGCTGGAACTGGGCCGCAAGGGCCTGGACGAGATTGCGGAGCTTCAGCGCCAGGTCATTGCCGAGGCGGACAAGCCGGAAGCCGGAGCGCTGGAGGACCTGAGCGCCTTTTTCGGCAGCGGCAGGTAG
- a CDS encoding nucleotide pyrophosphatase/phosphodiesterase family protein, protein MKLPSTRVAVIDVVALSRQMMEHMPRLTAWAEGRRVSSFPPAFPALTCTAQSTYVTGLSPREHAIPANGWYNRNMSEIQFWKQSNKLVQGPRLWEKLRERYGPGFTCAKLFWWYNMYSTADWTITPRPMYPADGRKVFDIYTQPMELRETIKKDLGEFPFPTFWGPMAGIQSSRWIADSARWVERKHRPHLSLIYLPYLDYDLQKFGPSSMQAARAAEAMDGLLCDLIGFLEQEGVTPVILSEYGISDVSRSIALNRLFRERGWITVKPEMGTEMLDCGASRAFAVADHQTALVYINDPSVKEEARALLSAVPGVEEIRETDFSGLNPAAQERLPDFTAIAAPDAWFTYYYWQDDAKAPDFARCVDIHRKPGYDPAEMFFDPALSFPMLHAAAFLLKKKLGFRALMKVIPLNGDLVKGSHGRDKVPAHQQPVFIGPASLPEIRSAQDVHEAILSAFAED, encoded by the coding sequence ATGAAACTCCCCAGCACCCGCGTGGCCGTCATTGACGTGGTGGCCCTTTCCCGCCAGATGATGGAACACATGCCCAGGCTCACTGCGTGGGCGGAGGGGCGGCGCGTTTCCTCCTTCCCCCCCGCCTTCCCGGCCCTTACCTGCACGGCGCAGAGCACCTACGTAACGGGGCTTTCCCCGCGGGAGCACGCCATTCCCGCCAACGGATGGTACAACCGGAACATGAGTGAAATCCAGTTCTGGAAGCAGTCCAACAAGCTGGTGCAGGGACCGCGCCTCTGGGAAAAACTACGGGAACGGTACGGCCCCGGCTTCACCTGCGCCAAGCTCTTCTGGTGGTACAACATGTACTCCACGGCAGACTGGACCATCACGCCGCGTCCCATGTACCCGGCGGACGGCCGCAAGGTCTTCGATATCTACACCCAGCCCATGGAACTCCGGGAAACCATTAAAAAGGACCTGGGGGAATTCCCCTTCCCCACCTTCTGGGGGCCGATGGCGGGCATCCAGTCCTCCCGCTGGATAGCGGACTCCGCCCGGTGGGTGGAACGGAAGCACCGCCCCCACCTCAGCCTCATCTACCTGCCCTATTTGGACTATGACCTTCAGAAATTCGGTCCCTCCTCCATGCAGGCGGCACGGGCGGCGGAGGCCATGGACGGCCTCCTGTGCGACCTGATCGGCTTTCTGGAACAGGAGGGCGTCACCCCCGTTATCCTCAGTGAATACGGGATTTCCGACGTCTCCCGCAGCATTGCCCTCAACCGCCTCTTCCGGGAACGGGGCTGGATCACCGTGAAACCGGAAATGGGTACGGAAATGCTGGACTGCGGCGCCTCCCGCGCCTTTGCCGTGGCGGACCACCAGACGGCCCTGGTTTACATCAACGATCCCTCCGTGAAGGAGGAGGCAAGGGCCCTGCTCTCCGCCGTCCCGGGCGTGGAGGAAATCCGGGAAACGGACTTCTCCGGGCTGAATCCCGCGGCGCAGGAACGCCTGCCGGACTTCACCGCCATCGCGGCGCCGGACGCATGGTTCACCTACTACTACTGGCAGGATGACGCCAAGGCGCCGGACTTCGCCCGCTGCGTGGACATCCACCGCAAACCGGGCTATGACCCCGCGGAAATGTTTTTTGACCCCGCCCTCTCCTTCCCCATGCTTCATGCCGCCGCCTTCCTGCTGAAAAAAAAGCTGGGCTTCCGCGCCCTGATGAAAGTCATTCCGCTCAACGGAGACCTGGTAAAAGGCTCCCACGGACGGGACAAGGTGCCCGCACACCAGCAACCCGTATTCATCGGCCCTGCTTCCCTGCCGGAAATCCGTTCCGCGCAGGATGTGCATGAGGCCATTCTCTCCGCCTTCGCGGAGGATTGA
- the bioD gene encoding dethiobiotin synthase: MRNFIVTGTDTEVGKTYVSCLIVKALREAGINAAGFKPVACGDRQDARLLREAGPEGLTLDQLNPVFLKNATCPYVAARLENTAVDEDAIRRGYEALATAHECVLVEGVGGWEVPIGPGRNFSDLAADYKLPVLLVIGNKLGAINHALLTLNAIKARGLECLGIVFNNVKDEWDTACVTNRSMVEEFSDAPILGELIHGQDFMDIDALLERLR; encoded by the coding sequence ATGAGGAATTTCATTGTTACCGGAACGGATACGGAAGTAGGCAAGACTTACGTGAGCTGCCTGATTGTCAAGGCCCTGAGAGAAGCGGGAATTAATGCCGCAGGGTTCAAGCCTGTGGCCTGCGGAGACAGGCAGGATGCGCGCCTTTTGCGTGAAGCCGGACCGGAAGGCCTGACGCTGGACCAGCTGAATCCCGTTTTCCTGAAGAACGCCACGTGCCCTTATGTGGCCGCACGGCTGGAGAATACGGCGGTGGATGAGGACGCCATCCGCCGCGGCTATGAGGCCCTGGCCACGGCTCATGAGTGCGTGCTGGTGGAAGGGGTAGGCGGCTGGGAAGTCCCCATCGGCCCCGGACGTAATTTCAGCGACCTGGCGGCGGATTACAAGCTGCCCGTCCTGCTGGTGATCGGCAACAAGCTGGGGGCCATCAACCATGCCCTGCTGACGCTGAATGCGATCAAGGCGCGCGGCCTGGAATGCCTGGGCATTGTGTTCAATAACGTGAAGGATGAGTGGGATACCGCCTGCGTGACGAACAGGAGCATGGTGGAGGAGTTTTCCGATGCGCCCATTCTCGGAGAGCTGATCCATGGGCAGGATTTCATGGATATTGACGCCCTTCTGGAACGCCTGCGCTGA
- the cdaA gene encoding diadenylate cyclase CdaA, which translates to MWDWIMIKDALRAIVEIFILWVFLYQIYRAFHATRGARIMVGLFACFLALVVLAFFFQLNVISWILTRIFAPGLALALVVIFQPELRVGLAKLGSHPFFSSFAKLQRVDFLDNFCKAVSKLSNQRFGALFAFERSISMKPIEDSGVKLDAIFSPELALTIFHTKTALHDGGVVISGDRISAAACVFPVSQKEMSDRTLGLRHRAGVGMSEESDCVVVVVSEETGAIALAVGGKLERNLTPEQLKGRLEELLNISSSNEKTAIA; encoded by the coding sequence ATGTGGGACTGGATTATGATCAAGGATGCGCTCCGGGCGATCGTTGAAATTTTCATCCTGTGGGTATTCCTGTACCAGATTTACCGCGCTTTCCACGCGACGCGCGGCGCGCGCATCATGGTGGGGCTGTTCGCCTGCTTCCTGGCCCTGGTGGTGCTGGCCTTTTTCTTCCAGTTGAACGTGATTTCATGGATACTGACGCGCATTTTCGCCCCTGGCCTGGCGCTGGCGCTGGTGGTGATTTTCCAGCCGGAGCTGCGCGTGGGGCTGGCGAAGCTGGGCAGCCATCCGTTTTTCTCCTCCTTCGCCAAGCTCCAGCGGGTGGATTTCCTGGACAATTTCTGCAAGGCGGTGAGCAAGCTTTCCAACCAGCGGTTCGGCGCCCTGTTCGCCTTTGAGCGGAGCATCAGCATGAAGCCCATTGAAGATTCCGGCGTGAAGCTGGACGCCATTTTTTCTCCTGAACTGGCCCTGACGATTTTCCATACCAAGACGGCCCTGCACGACGGGGGCGTGGTGATTTCCGGCGACCGCATTTCCGCCGCCGCCTGCGTGTTCCCGGTCTCCCAGAAGGAGATGAGCGACCGCACCCTGGGGCTGCGCCACCGGGCGGGCGTAGGCATGTCCGAGGAGAGCGACTGCGTGGTGGTGGTGGTGTCCGAGGAAACGGGAGCCATCGCCCTGGCCGTGGGCGGCAAGCTGGAACGCAACCTGACGCCGGAACAGTTGAAGGGACGCCTTGAAGAACTGCTGAATATTTCTTCTTCCAATGAAAAAACTGCTATTGCTTAA
- a CDS encoding M28 family peptidase: MKLRVYLSLFSALAILTISTGCIISHCTTPADGGAPAAAVRPGLEQELKKDVRYLSKDCHPRPAGYEKNQARAVQYIARSLAGSGATVTYQPFTADKRTFVNVSAVFPGKSAKRIIVGAHYDTCGDTPGADDNASGVAGLLALGRMLKGVSPHCTIELIAYANEEPPYFGTEQMGSAQHARKLYTEQIGVKAMICLEMIGYFSDKENSQSYPAAGMGALYPDKGDFIAIVGNWDSVRLARTIQKNMQAFLPTVRLNLPEIKGMCMDFSDHRNFWAKDLPAVMITDTSFFRNPNYHQPGDLPETLDYACMAQVVRGVHQAVLHLAQDGK, encoded by the coding sequence ATGAAGCTCCGGGTTTATCTCTCTCTATTTTCCGCCCTGGCCATTCTCACCATCTCCACGGGTTGCATCATTTCCCACTGCACCACCCCCGCGGACGGCGGCGCTCCCGCCGCTGCCGTCCGCCCGGGGCTGGAGCAGGAGCTGAAAAAGGACGTCCGCTACCTGTCCAAAGACTGCCACCCGCGCCCGGCGGGGTATGAAAAGAACCAGGCCAGGGCGGTCCAATACATCGCCCGGTCCCTGGCGGGCTCGGGAGCCACGGTCACGTACCAGCCTTTCACGGCGGACAAACGCACCTTCGTCAACGTCAGCGCCGTTTTCCCCGGTAAATCCGCCAAAAGAATCATCGTAGGCGCGCATTACGACACCTGCGGAGACACGCCCGGAGCGGATGACAACGCCAGCGGCGTGGCCGGCCTGCTGGCCCTGGGGCGCATGCTCAAGGGCGTCTCCCCCCACTGCACCATTGAGCTTATCGCGTATGCCAATGAGGAACCACCCTACTTCGGCACGGAACAGATGGGCAGCGCACAGCACGCCCGGAAACTCTATACGGAGCAGATAGGGGTGAAAGCCATGATCTGCCTGGAAATGATCGGCTACTTCTCGGACAAGGAAAACAGCCAGTCCTACCCCGCCGCGGGCATGGGCGCCCTGTATCCGGACAAGGGGGACTTCATCGCCATCGTCGGCAACTGGGACAGCGTCAGGCTGGCGCGTACCATCCAGAAAAACATGCAGGCCTTCCTTCCCACCGTCCGCCTGAACCTGCCGGAAATCAAGGGCATGTGCATGGACTTCTCCGACCACCGCAACTTCTGGGCCAAAGACCTGCCCGCCGTCATGATTACGGACACCTCCTTCTTCCGGAACCCGAACTACCACCAGCCCGGAGACCTGCCGGAAACGCTGGACTACGCCTGCATGGCGCAGGTGGTCCGGGGCGTGCACCAAGCCGTGCTGCATCTGGCGCAAGACGGCAAATAA
- a CDS encoding ABC transporter ATP-binding protein — MITAANLHRSYSIGKKSIEILHGVDLHIAAGEKVFLCGPSGAGKTTLMYTLAGLETPQQGTVTIDGTDIYALSATARSVFRNRNMGFIFQNYLLMPELTALENACLASSIGRRPRVEYVTELMERVGLSHRLNHLPSELSGGEQQRVAIARALANDAPIIFADEPTGNLDRKNGAEVLDLLFGLADESRKTLVIVTHDEHLARRGDRIITIMDGNAV, encoded by the coding sequence GTGATTACCGCCGCCAACCTCCACCGCAGCTATTCCATCGGCAAGAAGTCCATTGAAATTCTGCACGGGGTGGACCTGCACATCGCCGCCGGGGAAAAGGTGTTCCTGTGCGGCCCCAGCGGAGCCGGAAAGACCACGCTGATGTACACGCTGGCCGGGCTGGAAACGCCCCAGCAGGGGACCGTGACGATTGACGGCACGGATATTTACGCCTTGTCCGCCACGGCGCGGTCCGTGTTCCGGAACCGGAACATGGGGTTCATTTTCCAGAATTACCTGCTGATGCCGGAGCTGACGGCGCTGGAAAACGCTTGCCTGGCCTCCTCCATTGGCAGGAGGCCGCGCGTGGAATACGTGACGGAGCTGATGGAGCGCGTGGGCCTCTCCCACCGCCTGAACCATCTGCCCAGCGAGCTGAGCGGCGGGGAGCAGCAGCGCGTGGCAATCGCCCGCGCGCTGGCGAATGACGCCCCGATTATTTTTGCGGATGAACCTACCGGCAATCTGGACCGGAAGAACGGCGCGGAGGTGCTGGACCTGTTGTTCGGCCTGGCGGACGAGTCCCGCAAGACGCTGGTGATCGTGACGCATGACGAGCACCTGGCCCGCCGGGGAGACCGCATCATCACGATCATGGACGGAAACGCCGTTTGA
- the panC gene encoding pantoate--beta-alanine ligase, with product MQTFSTKAQLKGALLKHHRKHDHVVLVPTMGALHDGHRALLEQARKLAGEDGVVVASIFVNPIQFNNSSDLQTYPRTPEKDLEVCEGAGVDYVFSPAPEEMYAGERSITVEEGCLSATLCGASRPGHFSGVCTVLAKLFNLVQPTDAIFGKKDYQQLAIIRRMVRDLDFPVHIHGAEIVRHGNGLAYSSRNARLTPEQKEQAVVIRKAMLQAREEFRAGTDVQAVKEHAAAMIEAVPGTRIDYLEIVDAETMQPLAENRNPALMAAAVYFGDVRLIDNIEL from the coding sequence ATGCAAACATTTTCCACCAAGGCCCAGTTAAAGGGCGCCCTGCTGAAGCACCACCGCAAGCATGACCATGTGGTTCTGGTTCCCACGATGGGAGCCCTCCACGACGGGCACCGCGCCCTGCTGGAACAGGCCCGCAAGCTGGCGGGAGAAGACGGCGTGGTGGTGGCCAGCATTTTCGTCAACCCCATCCAGTTCAATAATTCCTCCGACCTCCAGACCTATCCCCGCACCCCTGAAAAGGATTTGGAAGTGTGCGAGGGCGCGGGCGTGGATTACGTGTTTTCCCCCGCTCCCGAGGAGATGTATGCCGGGGAGCGCAGCATCACCGTGGAGGAGGGCTGTTTATCCGCCACCCTGTGCGGAGCCTCCCGTCCCGGGCATTTTTCCGGCGTCTGTACGGTGCTTGCCAAGCTGTTCAACCTGGTGCAGCCTACGGATGCCATTTTCGGCAAAAAGGATTACCAGCAGCTGGCGATTATCCGCCGCATGGTGCGTGACCTGGATTTTCCGGTGCACATCCACGGGGCGGAGATCGTGAGGCACGGGAACGGCCTGGCCTATTCCTCCCGGAACGCCCGGCTGACGCCGGAGCAGAAGGAACAGGCCGTGGTGATACGGAAGGCCATGCTTCAGGCCCGGGAGGAGTTCCGCGCCGGAACGGATGTGCAAGCGGTGAAGGAGCATGCCGCCGCCATGATTGAGGCGGTGCCCGGCACGCGCATCGATTATCTGGAGATTGTGGATGCGGAGACCATGCAGCCGCTGGCGGAGAACCGGAATCCGGCCCTGATGGCCGCAGCCGTCTATTTCGGCGACGTGCGTCTTATTGACAACATAGAACTTTAA
- a CDS encoding OmpH family outer membrane protein, whose protein sequence is MALSATANAELKVATVDVQKLFADYYKTHEAQAEVDKAAQTVQETNNTRAETIKKMEADFNDMVKKLQDPMLNEKDKKELEQKAQIKRQEVIALEQERRGFVERQLKSLQEQMKVRSTKIMGEITKITEGIATKGNYDLVLDKSAQALRSNQVFVYTKPSMDITPTVMKELNKDAPKGFDPTKKKTPAVPAAPAAPAN, encoded by the coding sequence ATGGCATTGAGCGCCACTGCCAACGCCGAGCTGAAAGTAGCAACGGTGGACGTGCAGAAACTCTTTGCCGATTACTATAAAACCCATGAAGCCCAAGCTGAAGTGGACAAGGCCGCCCAGACCGTGCAGGAAACCAACAACACCCGCGCGGAAACCATCAAGAAGATGGAAGCGGACTTCAATGACATGGTCAAGAAGCTTCAGGACCCCATGCTGAATGAAAAGGACAAAAAGGAACTGGAACAGAAAGCCCAGATCAAGCGTCAGGAAGTCATTGCGCTGGAACAGGAACGCCGCGGCTTCGTGGAACGCCAGCTCAAATCCCTCCAGGAACAGATGAAGGTGCGCTCCACCAAGATCATGGGTGAAATCACCAAGATCACGGAAGGCATCGCCACCAAGGGAAATTATGACCTTGTTCTGGACAAGAGCGCCCAGGCCCTCCGTTCCAACCAGGTCTTCGTCTACACGAAGCCCAGCATGGACATCACCCCCACCGTGATGAAGGAACTCAACAAGGACGCCCCCAAGGGCTTTGACCCCACCAAGAAAAAGACCCCGGCCGTTCCTGCCGCTCCCGCGGCCCCGGCCAACTAA
- the lpxD gene encoding UDP-3-O-(3-hydroxymyristoyl)glucosamine N-acyltransferase gives MKLTLEAVAALTGGKILSGDPELAVFGVASLLDATREEASFLGNEKYFQDFLHTSAGIVLVPPGLPAYPENTAFVEVDNPSMAFNALVKYFMASAYRFAPGIHPTAIIDPSASFNPDKIHVGAYTCIGAHCVIGDGTDIGNGCDIGDGVTMGENCRLYARVTVRERCKLGSRVTIQPGAVIGSDGFGFLMGDNGRYVGIDQVGIVELGDDVDVGANTTIDRARFGRTIVGEGTKIDNLIQLGHNVVVGKHCVIAAQTGIAGSTKVGDYATIAAQVGISGHLKIGSKSIMGAKTGVIADIPENVTYWGFPASPFRDASRQYACLRKLPALIKEFNALKKGLENPGK, from the coding sequence ATGAAGCTTACACTTGAAGCCGTGGCCGCCCTTACCGGGGGAAAAATCCTTTCAGGCGACCCCGAACTGGCTGTGTTCGGGGTCGCTTCCCTTCTCGACGCCACCCGTGAGGAAGCCTCCTTCCTCGGCAATGAGAAATACTTCCAGGACTTTCTGCACACCTCCGCAGGAATCGTCCTGGTGCCGCCGGGTCTGCCCGCCTACCCGGAAAACACCGCCTTTGTGGAAGTGGACAACCCTTCCATGGCGTTCAACGCCCTGGTGAAATACTTCATGGCCTCCGCCTACCGGTTCGCCCCCGGCATTCATCCCACGGCCATCATTGACCCCTCCGCCAGCTTCAACCCGGATAAAATCCATGTGGGGGCTTATACCTGCATCGGCGCGCACTGCGTGATCGGGGACGGTACGGACATCGGCAACGGCTGCGACATCGGGGACGGCGTCACGATGGGGGAAAACTGCCGCCTGTACGCCCGTGTCACCGTCCGTGAACGCTGCAAGCTCGGCAGCCGTGTGACCATCCAGCCCGGAGCCGTCATCGGGTCCGACGGATTCGGCTTCCTGATGGGGGACAATGGCCGCTACGTGGGCATTGACCAGGTGGGCATCGTGGAACTGGGGGATGACGTGGACGTAGGCGCCAACACCACCATTGACCGCGCCAGGTTTGGCCGCACCATCGTGGGGGAAGGCACCAAGATTGACAACCTGATCCAGCTCGGCCACAACGTCGTCGTCGGTAAACACTGCGTCATTGCCGCCCAAACAGGCATCGCGGGCAGCACCAAGGTTGGCGACTATGCCACCATCGCCGCACAGGTCGGCATCTCCGGCCACCTTAAAATCGGTTCAAAATCCATCATGGGCGCAAAAACGGGAGTCATCGCGGACATTCCGGAAAACGTCACCTACTGGGGCTTCCCGGCATCCCCGTTCAGGGACGCCAGCCGGCAATACGCCTGCCTCAGAAAGCTTCCGGCACTGATCAAGGAATTCAATGCCCTCAAGAAGGGCCTGGAAAACCCGGGCAAGTAA
- a CDS encoding ABC transporter permease encodes MNRHKWSKWAAHGCSLVFFILVIWVWQYLSDQKVWKPYLFPSPLEVWEYLRSSFMDGSLEESSWITVKRLVMGYGIGLVMGIPLGMLCSRFQLIQNTLGLVSLGFQALPSVCWVPLATLWFGQTEGAMLFVVIMGTLWSVILATANGMRNVPPIYARAARTMGAGPFYCLIHVTLPASAPFVVSGMKQGWAFAWRSLMAAEIFVPILTGFGLGQLLHYGRELNAMNQVVGIMFVIVVIGLLSDKILFSPLERFLHRRWGTGQA; translated from the coding sequence ATGAACAGGCACAAATGGTCCAAGTGGGCGGCCCATGGATGTTCGCTCGTATTCTTCATCCTCGTGATCTGGGTATGGCAGTATTTGAGCGACCAGAAGGTGTGGAAGCCCTATTTGTTTCCCTCTCCGCTTGAGGTGTGGGAGTATTTGCGCTCTTCCTTCATGGACGGGTCTCTGGAAGAGTCTTCCTGGATTACCGTGAAGAGGCTGGTCATGGGGTACGGAATAGGGCTTGTCATGGGTATTCCGCTGGGCATGCTGTGCTCCCGCTTCCAGTTGATTCAAAATACCCTGGGGCTGGTTTCTCTGGGGTTTCAGGCCCTTCCCAGCGTGTGCTGGGTTCCGCTGGCTACCCTGTGGTTCGGCCAGACGGAGGGGGCCATGCTGTTCGTGGTGATCATGGGGACGCTGTGGTCCGTGATTCTGGCGACGGCCAACGGCATGCGGAATGTGCCGCCCATTTACGCCCGGGCGGCGCGCACGATGGGCGCGGGGCCCTTTTACTGCCTGATTCACGTGACTCTGCCCGCTTCCGCCCCGTTTGTGGTGAGCGGCATGAAGCAGGGCTGGGCCTTTGCGTGGCGCTCCCTGATGGCGGCGGAAATCTTCGTGCCCATTCTGACCGGGTTCGGCCTGGGGCAGCTCCTGCATTATGGGCGTGAGCTGAACGCGATGAACCAGGTGGTGGGCATCATGTTCGTGATCGTAGTGATCGGCCTTTTATCTGACAAGATTCTGTTTTCCCCGCTGGAACGGTTCCTGCACCGCCGCTGGGGGACGGGGCAGGCGTAA
- a CDS encoding ABC transporter ATP-binding protein, with the protein MMMGEEHCGPGGCKLRIVDVSKVFEGRRGKVVALEGINLNIRGGEFVCLVGASGCGKTSLLNIIAGLEFPSSGVVELDGEPVTGPGRDRTVMFQESALFPWLDVMGNVMFGLKLTPGLTRGDRLAIAEKNLELVGLKDCSHSHIHELSGGMKQRVALARALATSPRILLMDEPFAALDAMTREQLYQDLQDIHFRCGMTIIFVTHNMREAVCLGDRVVLFTPHPGRIREEYFVSLPHPRDINNRDLAQLSARITQDLKGAMA; encoded by the coding sequence ATGATGATGGGTGAAGAACATTGCGGTCCCGGAGGGTGCAAGCTGCGCATTGTGGATGTGAGCAAGGTGTTTGAAGGGCGGCGCGGAAAGGTGGTGGCCCTGGAGGGGATCAATCTGAATATCAGGGGCGGCGAGTTCGTTTGCCTGGTGGGAGCCAGCGGGTGTGGAAAGACTTCCCTGCTGAATATCATCGCCGGGCTGGAATTCCCCTCTTCCGGGGTGGTGGAGCTGGACGGGGAACCCGTGACGGGGCCGGGCAGGGACCGCACCGTGATGTTCCAGGAGTCCGCTCTGTTTCCGTGGCTGGACGTGATGGGGAATGTGATGTTCGGCCTGAAGCTGACTCCCGGCCTGACGCGGGGGGACCGCCTCGCCATTGCGGAAAAGAATCTGGAGCTGGTGGGGCTGAAGGATTGTTCGCACTCCCATATTCATGAGCTTTCCGGAGGAATGAAGCAGCGCGTAGCGCTTGCCCGCGCCCTGGCTACCAGCCCGCGCATCCTGCTGATGGACGAGCCGTTTGCCGCTCTGGACGCCATGACCCGCGAACAGCTTTACCAGGATCTTCAGGATATTCATTTCCGCTGCGGCATGACGATCATCTTCGTCACGCACAATATGCGCGAGGCCGTTTGCCTGGGGGACCGCGTGGTGCTGTTTACTCCGCATCCCGGCCGCATCCGGGAAGAGTATTTTGTGAGCCTCCCCCATCCCAGGGACATTAATAACCGGGACCTGGCGCAGTTGTCCGCCCGCATCACCCAGGATTTGAAAGGAGCGATGGCATGA